The DNA window GTAGTATATATATTTACTGCATAAGTAGTAGGGAAAAAAACCAAATCTTTTGCCAAGTACGACAGGGAAAATTACTTGGAGCAATCATAAGCACTAATCTAGCCCTGAAGGTTCAAGATCATCTTTACACTTCTCAGCTGATAATAAGAATGAAGTTATCAAAACGGCACTTTGTTCTCAGTGAGCCCATAGAGTTAAAACTAGAAACTCCAGTAAAAAGAAGGGATGATTGCTTAGATAGAAATAAAACTATACCGTTTAAGGGGTAAAACTAAGCACTATTTATTCAGTTATAATCAGTTGAATGAAATTTTGAAAAGGCTCTTACGTACAAAACTATTTAAACATAGTGCTATTTGTTGAATAATTTGAGATCAATCATATGGACCCATAAATTATTATAATTTAATTGCAGGAAGATCAGCAGAGGTAGGTCAATACATGACTAGTAGCATAGAGATTATATATTTTTACTGAGTGTTCATGTTACTCAATGTTAATAATCAAAAGATCAGTCGGTGATCAATTACATGCATAGAATATTACTGCATATGTTGCTGGGCAGGCAAAAGTAACCACAACCATATTTTTGTACTAGGTCTCAAGCAGCTTTTATACCAAACAGGAAAAGGAAACAATTGGATTCTGCACTTATGCAAATACACTAATGAGGCGGCTATAGTTACCTGCGGTATAGAAACTTCTGTATGGAAAATAAGTGGTATACAAACTTCTGTTGAAAAGATTGGTAAACTGATTTGACTCAAGTTGGATCATGAGGACACCCATAGAAGGCATTTCAAAAATCACATTGCTGTTATCCTCATCAGACCCTAGTATCACAGGGTGCTGCCAACACTtcaccgccgccggcctcaGCGAAAGGAGCTGGTTCAATTCAATGGTTTTCTTCAGCACCCATTCGACAGTACCATAACCACGAGAATCGACCTTCCTCGCCCACAATTTGACGCGCAGTCTCGACAAAACCACGAGGACAAGTTCACCTTCTTACGTCCGTGAGATCGCGAAGCTCGTAGTAATACCGCCGGTTGCACAGGCTTCCGGCCTCTGAATTGCAGCTAGGCTCTGGCTATCCATGTCGAACTCGAGTACTGTCGGCCAGAGCAGCCAGTAGAACGCGTTGCCGACCATGACACTGGGGCTGGGGGTCACTGGTCGGACCATGCTCGTGATCGCCGTCGAGATGACGCTTCCCCATGTCCCGAGCTCCGATTCGTAGAGGCACGCCGACGCCCGCGTGCAGTCGTTGTTGGCGCGCACCAGGACCAGGCTGAAGCGGCAGTCTCCGCCGCGCACGGCGCCGCGCCGTCGCAGACGAGGCCGTAGACCCTGTCGGGCGCGAACTCCCGCGGGTACGGCACGCTGTGCTGGAGGCCGGTGGCAGGGTCCCAGACGACGGCCTCGCGCCGCGACCTGTTGGCGAGCAGCGAGAGGCCGTGGCGGCAGCCGAGGAGGCTCCAGCGCTCCCCGGCGGGGAGAAgcgcgcggcgggggcgcggccgtggTGGCGGCCGCCGGGCCGTTGCTGGACCACCGGGGTGAAGACGAGCTCGCCGCAGTTGTCGGTGAAGAAGCCGAgcagcgggggcgcgggcgtcCCGGCGCGGAAGCGGCGGAGGAAGGCCGGCTCGGCGACGATGCGGCGCCAGCGCCTGCAGACgagcgcggcgcgcgggagcgAGTGGCGCGgcgcgaggcggaggaggatctCGGTGAGGAGGTCGTCGTTGTCCAGCGGCGAAAACtgggaggtggaggtggagaagGCGCGGCGCTGGGCGGTGGTGATCAAGCTCTCCTCCTCGGCCATTTTGTCGCCGTTGGCTCGTCGGCTTCTGGTTGAGTTTGACGCAGGCGGCAGGATCACACCGGTTTGGGTTTGGGTTGGGTTGGTGGCTTGTGCTGGGCGGATTAAAATTGGCGTGTCGATTTATGAGTTCGTGTCGAGCTCGCTATAGAAGATCCTGTGGAGTTGGAACTTGGAGGTGTTGGTACATGCGGCTCCACAACGGGTGGGATTCTTCGTCTTCGACTCTTCGTCGGATCGTGAGGGGCATTGCAGTGTGCCAGTGTCGTACGCGAGCCGGCGCAAGGGGGGAACCGATGCAGTAGGAGAAGCCGAGCAGCGGGGCGCCTCGGTGGAAGGCGCGGTAGCGGCGGAGGAAGGCCGGGCCGGAGGCGATGCGGAGCCAGAGCTTGCAGACGAGGGAGGCGCGGAAGAGGTCCGCGAGCTCGTCCggcgggaggcggaggaggatctCGGCGACGGCGTCGTCGATGAGCTCCGGCGGTGGGGATTGGGGGCAGTGCGAGAAGGGAGAAGACGACGGCAAGTGAGcaacctgtttcggcccatcATAAGACTGGAAGTGAATTGTCTCAGGGCCTCGGCCCGGTTCGGCCCATCACATTAACCTTTAGTCTGGCTCTGCCTGCGCTCGAGATCCTGGTTTCTACTGTCTGGGCTGTGCACGGTAAAAACAATGCAAAATTTGTGCATCTTTTTACCTATTCAGACTGCTCATGAGCTTCCTGAAACTGAATTTGTAACATCAAGAAATGGTGAGCTAGTTCAGGTCAAGTTACTGAAAATTAAAGCAGATGCTTCGCAATTCCCGTGTGCGGAAAGTGAGCTGAAAAATCAGACCTTTTCAGTTCCAAATGTATTGCTGAAAATGCTGAAACGAATATTATTCCAGAAATGAAACTGAAACAAGGCATTCAGATTCATTTTTTTTCAGTCAAAAGAACCACAATCTACCGTGTTCAGTTCAAGCGGACTTCTCAGCACCAACCAGATTACAATTAACTGTGAACCTGAAGGACCTTACAGTATTCAGTCATGATATCACCAACTAGGCAGTGCATAACCGACCACAGACACAACACTTTCATCGAATTAACAACCCCGACAGAATAGTACTAAACATTTTAAGAATCAACCTACTCAGCAAGCTTGAAACGTACCTCCACTTCGACTTAGGAAGCTGTTTCAATCTTTGCTAACAGAGACTACTGAATTCAATCTTTTCGGTTGAATACAAGTGCATTACAGAAAAGCAGAAACAACCATGCTTGTTCCAAAAGTAAAACAAAACCGAACTGAACCAATCAGATCCATTTTTGAGTAAATGAACCACAATATACATTCAGTTCCAAGTAGATTTGTAACGACCCAACCTAGGAAAATGGGTCATGCCCACTCTGCACGCTGAGTGGATCACACCTACACTGCACAACCTGCTTGCGCTTTCATCCTCGCTTCGCGTAAAAGGATTAACCTAAAGTTGCAATGCTTCTTAGAGTTGGCTATTTATGCTAGTTCATCCCACTCAACTTCCATTTAGGACTATTCTTGAGCTACCATGCCTCATGCATGGTACTCCAATTGTGGCCCAACCAGCCCATGGGCTGGATGTTACAAGATTGATCATCCTTTCAACCGTTAAAGATCAAACATAGTCTTAACAGTAACGAACAACTAGTGAGGAAGAGTATAAGGTCCATAATTGGTCATGGTGGCTCAAACTATAAGAATTAAACTGCCAACTGTTGAACAAAATACTAAGAAACATCCAAAGCATCAGCCCTGCAACATGCCAACACAACAGCAGATCCAACTTGATGGATTTGTAAATTGGCCAGGTACTACCATACTTCAGCTCAGGAGTGGTTAATTTTCTCTGCTGGCAATGGTAATGAACTTCTAGTAGAACCTGAAAAGTACAAAGCATAAAAAGTTAAAATTGTTTCAGGTCCAGTCTTTTCAGATGAAATATAGTGTCTACTGTGTAATATTTACAAACAAGACAAGTGAAATAATGTGCAGACACAGAAGGCCACAAACAAATTACCAAATGATTTTGCAGTAGAGAAGTTCCAAAGGCTCTCAATGCAAGgttgtgtatttgtaatgtcAGATTCAGATTGGCAAAAGAGTAAATATCAAAAATATTATAATCAATAAATTGATGTTGCAGTTAATAAAAATCTACTATTCTCTACTTCCAAGATTCAAGAATTGTCCATAAGCTACAAGTATAAAGTGACCCAAGCAAGGTATGATGCTTCACTGCACCGTCATATATTCAGTTTTTTCTTCACAGGTATCGTTTATTTACATTCAACCAAATATCTACATATCATAAATAAGCAAAGGGCAAATATGGTGGCACCGTAAGTATGGAAGCTCATGAAGGGCAGGATTGTGTAAAGGACTCCAAGCTCGCTTACCTTCCTGACCTGCTCTGACTTCAACTCAATCATGAAGAGGCTAGTGTGATAGTGTCTATTCTCACAAACGCGACACCCACACCCTCAGCAAAaccaaccacattagctttgttACAGGAGATGTTGAGCAATTTTTCAAGGTTCATAACCTTGCATGGTATCCATCCTCAAAATCCTTCTGGATTCACCTTCGACCGCTACAGGTAGAGGCTTGAATCCCTAATGCCGGCGAAACCAAGAGAACCGTCCTCCATTGGCATGACAAAAGCATCGTGACGCATGTATCTTTTCTTAGTGTCAGGTCCATGTCGATAACAGATAAGAAACTCTTGCCCAAATCGTACTTCAGAATTTTGGTAGCCTTGTCATTGCGCATGGTAAACTCGTCATGACCTCCAAAGACAAGCTTGCGCACGCGCAGGGTGAAGTAGGCATTGTCCCCGACGAGGGCACCACGCTTGGCACTGTCAGAGAAGTAGCAGAAACCGCTGCCTATGTTTACAGAGACCGGCGTCCCCCAGGCACGAGCCTTGGATGAGTACACACAGCCATGCACCGACCTGCCCTTGCTGCGCACGAAGACGACGAGGAAAGGACCACCCAGGCAGTTCCGGTGATCGCAGACGGCCGCCGCGCAGAGCACCATCATGCAGGAGTGGAGCGTGTGTGCGACGCGGGGCTCGGGCAGCTCCTCTCGGCCATCGGTGATGGGATCCCAGACAATGAGTTTCCTCGTATCTCTAAGTCCGAAGAGGACGCGGTCGTGGCGGCAGTCGACAGCCCATAACCGGCGGCGGCCGTCGAGGGTCAACCAACGGCTGCAATCGAACGCCGACTGGGGGAACGGGCAGGCTGCCATGGTGGGGTAGAATAGGCGGTCGCCGTCGGAGCTGTGGAGGAAGCTGAGCAACGGCGGCCTCGGTGGAACGCGCGGTAGCGGCGGGTGAAGTCGGGGTCGGAGAGGATGCGGCGCCACAGCTTGCATACCTTCGAGGCGCGGTCGCGCGGACGAGGTACGAAGATTCGCCCGGCGGGATGCGGAGAAGGATCTCTCCGATGGCGTCGTCGATGAGCTCCGGCGAAGTGCGCGGCTGCGCCATGGCGCGTGTCGTCTGCGGCGAGGCAAGGAGGGTTTGGGCGAGGGAAGGCGAGAGAGATGATGAGGAGAGCGAAATTCTGGGGGTTTTGTTCCAACTGACTAGATG is part of the Panicum hallii strain FIL2 chromosome 2, PHallii_v3.1, whole genome shotgun sequence genome and encodes:
- the LOC112881001 gene encoding uncharacterized protein LOC112881001, translated to MAEEESLITTAQRRAFSTSTSQFSPLDNDDLLTEILLRLAPRHSLPRAALVCRRWRRIVAEPAFLRRFRAGTPAPPLLGFFTDNCGELVFTPVVQQRPGGRHHGRAPAARFSPPGSAGASSAAATGLRPRLRRRGAVRGGDCRFSLVLVRANNDCTRASACLYESELGTWGSVISTAITSMVRPVTPSPSVMVGNAFYWLLWPTVLEFDMDSQSLAAIQRPEACATGGITTSFAISRT